The window AGACGTCGGTCTGAAAACACTATAGTGAGGGAAAAATACGGGTACAATATGAGCATTTATACGGGTATAAAATACTCCCTGTTTAATTAACACTTCTTTCACTCATGCTGTTGTCATCGAGTGCCGTTTGGACAAGCGGGATGAAAAGGACACCTGATTATGTCTGCAAATTCGTTTATGTCTGCCAATTCTCTGAGCGGCCCAAAGGCGCTGGGGGCTTTCTTACGGGCACTGCGTGAGCGGACCTCGCCGGAAAGGGTCGGCTTGCCCGCGTCCGGTCGGCGGCGTACCAGTGGATTACGCCGCGAAGAGTTGGCGCAAATCGCCCGCATCAGCACCACCTGGTATACCTGGCTTGAGCAAGGGCGTGATGTGTCCGCTTCCGCCTCGGCGCTGACTCGCTTGTCGCAGGCGTTAAAGCTGGAACCCGCAGAGCATGATTATCTTTTTAGTCTGGCTGGCGTACAGGATCCTCAGAAGCAGGGTAGGGCAATGTCGCTCGATGCGCGGGTTGCCGCCAGTCTGCACCATATTACCTGTCCTGCGTATCTTCTGGATGGCAACTGGAACATGCTGGCGTGGAATGCGCCGTCGGAACAGCTGTTCGCCGGATGGCTGGGAAACGATCCTGAACCGAATCTGCTGCGCTTTATGTTTCTTAACCCGCTGGCACGATCGCTGGTCGCTGATTGGCCGGAACGTGCCAGACGGGTGGTGGCGGAGTTTCGGGCGGAGTCCAGCCATTATGCGTCTGTCGAGTCCGTTCGGCACGTGGTGATGGCGCTGTGTGAAGAAAGCCGCGAGTTCAATCTCTGGTGGTCTCAGCAGGCGGTAACCGCCCGTGAAGGCGGCGAGCGACGTTTCCACCACCCTCTGCTGGGAGAGGTCGCCTATCATCAACAGACTTTCCATCCTGCCGGACAGGGGGAATTTAAGTTGGTGATGCTGATCGCGCAGTAAACGCGGGCATTATTGCGCTGCTTGTCTATACTGACTTTGATCTGTATATTTATACAGTATTGTCAGAGGGCCAGTATGCGCAAAATCATTCATGTTGATATGGACTGCTTCTACGCAGCAATTGAGATGCGTGATAACCCGCGCCTGCGCGATATTCCTTTGGCGATTGGTGGGAGCGCCGATCGCCGTGGCGTCATCAGTACCGCTAACTATCCTGCCCGACGCTACGGCGTCCGCAGTGCGATGGCGACGGCAACCGCTTTGCGCCTGTGTCCACACCTCACCTTGTTGCCCGGCCGCATGGATGTGTATAAGTCCACCTCGCGCCAAATCCGCGATATCTTCGCCCGCTACACCTCGCTGATCGAACCGCTTTCTCTGGATGAGGCTTATCTGGATGTCACCGACAGTCCGCATTGCAACGGTTCGGCGACACGTATTGCCGAAGAAATTCGTCGAACTATTGCGGATGAGCTGAATCTGACGGCGTCGGCGGGGATTGCGCCGATCAAATTTCTGGCAAAGATCGCGTCTGAGTTAAATAAGCCGAATGGACAATATGTCATTACGCCGGAGCAGGTGGATGATTTCCTGCTGTCGCTGCCGCTGGAAAAGATCCCCGGCGTCGGGAAGGTGACGGCGAAACGGTTGGAAGAACGCGGCCTGCATACCTGTGCGGATGTGCGGGTGTACGCGTTGGCGGATCTGCTTAAAGAATTTGGCAAGTTTGGCCGCGTACTGTGGGAGCGATGTCAGGGAATCGATGAACGACGGATTTCGCCGGATCGGCTGAGGAAGTCGGTCGGTGTGGAGAAGACGCTGGCGCAGGATATCCACGACTGGGGACAGTGTGAACATCTGATTGAACAGCTTTATCAAGAGCTGGAAGTTCGCCTGAAACGGGTAAAACCCGATCTGCATATTGCGCGTCAGGGCGTCAAACTCAAGTTTGATGATTTTCAGCAAACCACGCAGGAACATGTGTGGCCGATGTTGAATAAACAGGATCTGTTAAAGCTGGCACAGCAAACCTGGCAGGAGCGGCGTAAATCCAGAGGCGTCCGGCTGGTTGGGCTACATGTGACGCTGCTCGACCCGCAAATTGAGCGGCAACTGGTGTTTGATTGGGGATAAGGCTGTTTAGTTGAGGATAAAAAAGGGGCGACGTCTATGCGCCGCCCTGATTTTTACGACTACGCGATTAAGCGCGTGGCGGAATCGCTTTCAGCAGTTCTGTCAGCAATTTCCAGTACAGATCGACGCTGCCGATATGCACTTGTTCATCCGGCGAATGCGGCCCGGTGATGGTTGGCCCGATCGAAACCATGTCCATGTCTGGGTACGGTTTCTTGAACAGACCACATTCCAGACCGGCGTGAATCACCATGATGTTCGGCGTCTTGTTGAACAGCTTCTGATAGGTTTCGCGAACCAGCGCCATGACCGGTGAGTGCGCATCCGGCTGCCAACCCGGGTAGCCGCCTTTCGGTGACGTTTTCGCGCCAGCCAACTGACCCAGCGCCGTCAGCGTACCGACGACGGCATCTTTACCGCTGTCGATCAGCGAACGAATCAGGCAGATGATTTCCGCGTGGTCGTCTTCCATTGTCACAACGCCCAGATTCAGCGATGTTTCCACCACACCTT is drawn from Pectobacterium aroidearum and contains these coding sequences:
- a CDS encoding helix-turn-helix transcriptional regulator, with protein sequence MSANSFMSANSLSGPKALGAFLRALRERTSPERVGLPASGRRRTSGLRREELAQIARISTTWYTWLEQGRDVSASASALTRLSQALKLEPAEHDYLFSLAGVQDPQKQGRAMSLDARVAASLHHITCPAYLLDGNWNMLAWNAPSEQLFAGWLGNDPEPNLLRFMFLNPLARSLVADWPERARRVVAEFRAESSHYASVESVRHVVMALCEESREFNLWWSQQAVTAREGGERRFHHPLLGEVAYHQQTFHPAGQGEFKLVMLIAQ
- the dinB gene encoding DNA polymerase IV, giving the protein MRKIIHVDMDCFYAAIEMRDNPRLRDIPLAIGGSADRRGVISTANYPARRYGVRSAMATATALRLCPHLTLLPGRMDVYKSTSRQIRDIFARYTSLIEPLSLDEAYLDVTDSPHCNGSATRIAEEIRRTIADELNLTASAGIAPIKFLAKIASELNKPNGQYVITPEQVDDFLLSLPLEKIPGVGKVTAKRLEERGLHTCADVRVYALADLLKEFGKFGRVLWERCQGIDERRISPDRLRKSVGVEKTLAQDIHDWGQCEHLIEQLYQELEVRLKRVKPDLHIARQGVKLKFDDFQQTTQEHVWPMLNKQDLLKLAQQTWQERRKSRGVRLVGLHVTLLDPQIERQLVFDWG